The following are from one region of the Mustela lutreola isolate mMusLut2 chromosome 7, mMusLut2.pri, whole genome shotgun sequence genome:
- the LOC131835250 gene encoding olfactory receptor 4S2-like: MQLMFFALFLLFYIVIMVGNLLILLTVFSDPRLHTPMYFFLSNLSFVDIAYASATTPKMIADFISEKKTISYWGCVTQMFTFHFFGCAEIFVLTIMAFDRYAAICQPLRYTTIMSANVCIVLASLSWLGALGHSFVQTFLTFQLPFCNNQVIDHYVCDVHPVLNLACADTTLVNMLVVVNSGLIALGCFLILLASYTVILFSLRKRSSESRRKALSTCGSHFTVVTFFFVPCFFIYLRPSTTFPLDKAVSVFYTTITPMLNPLIYTLRNADVKNAMKRIWSRKVSLKEKQKG, translated from the coding sequence ATGCAACTGATGTTCTTTGCCTTATTCCTCCTCTTCTACATCGTGATCATGGTGGGAAATTTGCTAATTCTGCTTACGGTCTTTTCTGATCCCCGACTCCATAcacccatgtatttcttccttagtAACCTGTCATTTGTGGACATTGCCTATGCCTCAGCCACAACACCTAAGATGATTGCAGACTTTATTTCTGAGAAAAAGACCATTTCCTACTGGGGCTGTGTAACTCAGATGTTTACCTTCCACTTTTTTGGTTGTGCTGAGATTTTTGTCTTGACCATTATGGCTTTTGACCGCTATGCTGCCATTTGCCAACCTCTCCGTTATACTACCATCATGAGTGCCAATGTTTGTATTGTGCTGGCATCACTGTCCTGGTTGGGAGCCCTGGGTCATTCATTTGTTCAGACCTTCCTGACCTTTCAGCTACCTTTCTGCAATAATCAAGTCATTGACCACTACGTTTGTGATGTCCACCCAGTCCTAAACCTTGCCTGTGCTGATACAACCCTGGTAAATATGTTAGTGGTTGTCAACAGTGGTCTCATCGCTCTGGGGTGTTTCCTCATTCTTCTGGCCTCCTACACTGTTATTCTATTTAGTCTTCGCAAGCGGTCTTCAGAGAGCCGGCGCAAGGCTCTATCTACCTGTGGGTCTCATTTCACTGTAGTGACTTTCTTCTTTGtcccttgtttctttatttatctgcGTCCATCCACTACTTTCCCACTGGATAAGGCTGTGTCTGTGTTTTATACTACCATCACCCCAATGTTAAACCCACTCATCTACACTCTGAGGAATGCGGATGTAAAGAATGCCATGAAACGGATTTGGAGCCGCAAGGTCTCcttgaaggaaaaacagaagggcTAG